A single genomic interval of Helianthus annuus cultivar XRQ/B chromosome 13, HanXRQr2.0-SUNRISE, whole genome shotgun sequence harbors:
- the LOC110900523 gene encoding uncharacterized protein LOC110900523 produces the protein MNKALMSNHIWSIVSKRESLWVEWVYSYRLKGKSFWMCKTPSNCCWSWRKLAQLRPLIRNHIWSEVGNGIKTSAWFDYWCDIGLLGNFISPRNISDADFMMDDNVANIYSNGSWSWPMAWRDLFPVLIQLDQLHLDPSKPDRLLWRDGTDKSEFSSSGVWHSIRHKDPEVNWCNIVWFSQCIPRHAFMMWLVMKGKLLTQDKILNWELSRRKNMNMMCCLLCYKNFDSHAHLFFECEFSSQVWLLIRNKAGMNTVRPIWADIVDWLLARARSKAAGFFVAKIMVAAALYFVWQERNARLFKNQLRPPEKIGEIILSTVRYKLMGAKLKTTARVRILLEDWEIHKGNVDDDGG, from the coding sequence ATGAACAAGGCTCTTATGTCTAATCACATTTGGAGCATTGTTTCGAAACGGGAGTCTCTATGGGTTGAATGGGTGTATAGCTACCGTCTTAAAGGCAAGAGTTTCTGGATGTGTAAAACCCCTTCAAATTGCTGTTGGTCTTGGAGAAAATTGGCTCAGCTGAGGCCGCTCATCAGAAATCATATATGGTCGGAGGTGGGAAATGGTATTAAAACTTCTGCTTGGTTCGACTATTGGTGTGATATAGGTCTGCTCGGTAACTTTATTTCGCCGAGAAACATTTCGGATGCTGATTTCATGATGGACGATAATGTGGCTAACATTTATTCGAATGGTTCTTGGTCTTGGCCTATGGCATGGAGAGATTTATTTCCGGTTCTTATCCAATTGGATCAGCTTCATTTGGATCCGTCAAAACCTGATAGATTGCTATGGAGGGATGGCACTGATAAATCTGAGTTTTCTTCTTCGGGTGTTTGGCATTCAATTCGGCACAAAGATCCAGAAGTTAATTGGTGCAACATTGTTTGGTTCTCGCAATGTATTCCCAGGCATGCGTTTATGATGTGGTTGGTAATGAAAGGTAAACTCTTGACACAAGATAAAATCTTAAATTGGGAGTTGTCGCGGAGGAAGAATATGAATATGATGTGCTGCCTGTTATGCTACAAAAATTTTGACTCTCATGCACATTTATTCTTTGAATGTGAGTTCTCGTCTCAAGTGTGGCTGCTTATTCGAAACAAGGCGGGTATGAATACGGTCAGACCGATATGGGCTGATATTGTTGATTGGTTGCTGGCTCGAGCTCGGTCTAAAGCGGCTGGGTTTTTTGTTGCGAAAATTATGGTGGCTGCTGCCTTATATTTCGTTTGGCAAGAAAGAAATGCTAGACTTTTCAAAAATCAGTTGAGGCCTCCGGAGAAAATCGGTGAAATTATATTATCAACGGTTAGATACAAGCTGATGGGAGCCAAGCTCAAGACTACTGCCAGAGTGCGAATATTGTTGGAGGATTGGGAAATTCATAAGGGAAACGTGGACGATGATGGTGGCTGA